From Woronichinia naegeliana WA131, the proteins below share one genomic window:
- a CDS encoding Uma2 family endonuclease, with the protein MVIAQEKPTIATVAKTFVSLEEYRAIAEISEERYEYCNGEMIVMSGGTATHSRIAVEITTCLNISVRGTNFQVYNGDMRIWIPNFNQGTYADILVVNGAPEFNGDRTDEILNPLFIVEVLSPSTEAYDRGDKFRKYRSIPSFCEYLVVSQTEPYVEQYFRLEQGDRWQLQTYDQLNQIITLESLKVELPLQEIYRRVSFVAES; encoded by the coding sequence ATGGTTATTGCTCAAGAAAAACCGACTATTGCGACAGTCGCTAAAACCTTTGTCTCCTTGGAAGAATATCGGGCGATCGCAGAAATTTCCGAGGAGCGTTATGAATATTGCAATGGAGAAATGATTGTTATGTCTGGAGGAACCGCAACCCATAGTCGTATTGCTGTAGAAATCACGACTTGCCTCAATATTTCCGTTCGTGGGACAAATTTTCAGGTTTACAATGGCGATATGCGGATCTGGATTCCCAATTTTAATCAGGGAACCTATGCAGATATTCTTGTCGTTAATGGCGCACCAGAATTTAACGGCGATCGCACAGACGAAATTCTCAATCCCTTATTCATTGTAGAAGTACTTTCTCCCTCTACAGAAGCTTATGATCGCGGTGATAAATTTAGAAAATATCGTTCCATACCGAGTTTTTGTGAATATCTGGTCGTTAGCCAAACTGAACCTTACGTTGAGCAATATTTCAGACTAGAACAGGGCGATCGCTGGCAATTACAAACCTACGACCAACTTAATCAAATAATCACTCTAGAAAGTTTAAAAGTCGAACTTCCGTTGCAAGAAATTTATCGTCGTGTTAGTTTTGTAGCAGAGTCATAA
- a CDS encoding DUF4351 domain-containing protein: MHALSLSQLETLGEALLDFTKPDVMTLLQN; encoded by the coding sequence ATTCACGCCTTATCCCTCTCTCAACTGGAGACTTTGGGTGAGGCGTTGTTGGATTTTACAAAACCCGATGTTATGACTCTGCTACAAAACTAA
- the zds gene encoding 9,9'-di-cis-zeta-carotene desaturase: MRVAIVGAGLAGLATAIDLVDAGCEVEIFESRPFVGGKVSSWVDNEGNHIEMGLHVFFGCYYNLFALMEKVGAIANLRLKQHTHTFVNKGGRIGELDFRFITGAPFNGLKAFFTTSQLSTVDKLANSLALGTSPIVRGLIDFEGAMRNIRALDSISFADWFRKQGGNEGSLRKMWDPIAYALGFINTEDISARCMLTIFQFFAAKTEASVLRMLEGSPYEYLHKPIINYLEQRGVKIHTRRQVREIYFEGTGEQTRVTGLSIAQGENLETIIADAYVCACDVPGIQRLLPQPWREMPFFDNIYQLDTIPVATVQLRFDGWVTELNDPAQQKQLGKALGLDNLLYTADADFSCFADLALTSPADYYREGQGSLMQLVLTPGDPFIKQKNEDIAHHVLAQVKELFPSARDLNMTWFSVVKLAQSLYREAPGMDRFRPSQKTAIANFFLAGSYTQQDYIDSMEGATLSGKQAAQAILETAENLKIQKP; this comes from the coding sequence ATGCGAGTTGCGATCGTTGGAGCGGGATTAGCAGGATTGGCCACCGCCATTGACTTGGTGGATGCGGGCTGCGAGGTAGAAATTTTTGAATCCCGTCCTTTTGTGGGGGGAAAAGTGAGCAGTTGGGTGGACAATGAGGGCAATCATATTGAAATGGGGCTGCACGTCTTTTTTGGCTGTTACTATAACCTCTTTGCCTTGATGGAAAAGGTAGGGGCGATCGCCAATTTGCGGTTAAAACAGCACACTCATACTTTTGTGAATAAGGGAGGACGCATCGGAGAATTAGATTTTCGCTTTATTACCGGCGCACCTTTTAACGGTTTAAAGGCCTTTTTTACCACTTCTCAACTATCAACCGTCGATAAATTAGCCAATTCTTTAGCGTTAGGAACTAGTCCGATCGTGCGGGGTTTAATTGACTTTGAAGGTGCGATGAGAAATATTCGAGCCTTAGATTCAATTAGCTTTGCTGATTGGTTTCGTAAGCAGGGGGGAAATGAGGGTAGTCTCAGAAAAATGTGGGATCCGATCGCCTATGCCCTAGGGTTTATTAATACTGAAGATATTTCGGCCCGTTGTATGCTGACTATTTTTCAGTTTTTTGCCGCTAAAACTGAGGCTTCAGTCCTACGAATGTTGGAAGGCTCTCCCTATGAATATTTACATAAACCGATTATTAATTACCTGGAGCAACGGGGAGTAAAAATTCACACTCGTCGTCAAGTTCGGGAAATTTATTTTGAAGGAACTGGAGAACAAACTAGGGTTACAGGCTTAAGTATTGCCCAGGGTGAAAACCTAGAAACGATTATCGCCGATGCCTATGTCTGTGCCTGTGATGTGCCAGGAATTCAACGCCTTTTACCGCAGCCATGGCGAGAAATGCCATTCTTTGACAATATCTATCAACTCGATACCATTCCCGTTGCTACTGTGCAATTACGCTTTGATGGTTGGGTGACAGAATTAAACGATCCAGCGCAACAAAAACAACTAGGAAAAGCTCTCGGTTTAGATAATTTGCTTTACACCGCCGATGCTGATTTTTCCTGTTTTGCCGATTTGGCCCTAACCAGTCCGGCTGATTATTACCGTGAAGGTCAAGGTTCCTTAATGCAATTAGTCTTAACACCAGGCGATCCCTTTATTAAACAAAAAAATGAAGATATTGCCCATCATGTTCTCGCCCAGGTCAAAGAATTATTTCCCTCCGCCCGTGATCTGAATATGACCTGGTTCAGTGTGGTGAAATTGGCCCAGTCTCTTTACCGCGAAGCTCCTGGTATGGATCGCTTTCGTCCTAGCCAAAAAACGGCGATCGCTAACTTTTTCCTAGCCGGTAGTTATACCCAACAGGACTATATTGATAGCATGGAAGGAGCCACCCTTTCCGGCAAACAAGCGGCCCAGGCAATCTTAGAAACTGCCGAAAACTTAAAAATTCAAAAACCTTAA
- a CDS encoding MBL fold metallo-hydrolase, giving the protein MMTLERFHVKFWGVRGSIPCPGAETVRYGGNTTCVEMLIGGERLVFDSGTGIRILGESLLPLMPVQGHIFFSHTHWDHIQGFPFFAPAFMSGNTFKIYGVPTANGVTIKQRLHDQMLHPNFPVPLQIMQGDLQFYDLEIDKDIQLGEIRIEMRCLNHPGGSVGYRVEWRDRVVVFVTDTEHLPDQLDKNVLYLARQADVLIIDATYTDQEYYDPGRSRRGWGHSTWQEAVKIARKAQVKQLILFHHDPSHHDDFLDAIAEEAMVAFPATLVAREGMSLELLPE; this is encoded by the coding sequence ATGATGACGCTGGAACGTTTTCATGTCAAATTTTGGGGTGTAAGAGGGAGTATTCCCTGTCCAGGTGCTGAAACAGTAAGGTATGGGGGAAATACAACTTGTGTAGAGATGTTAATTGGGGGTGAACGACTCGTTTTTGATAGCGGTACGGGAATTCGGATTCTAGGGGAATCTTTGTTACCGCTCATGCCAGTCCAAGGCCACATTTTTTTTTCCCATACCCACTGGGATCATATTCAGGGTTTTCCTTTTTTTGCCCCGGCTTTTATGAGTGGTAACACCTTTAAAATTTACGGGGTTCCTACTGCTAATGGTGTTACGATTAAACAACGTTTGCATGACCAAATGCTTCACCCAAATTTCCCAGTGCCCTTGCAAATTATGCAAGGTGATCTACAATTTTATGATCTCGAAATAGACAAGGATATACAGTTAGGAGAGATTCGGATTGAGATGCGGTGTTTGAATCACCCCGGTGGTTCTGTGGGTTATCGAGTAGAATGGCGCGATCGCGTGGTGGTTTTTGTCACCGATACCGAACATCTACCCGATCAACTCGATAAAAATGTTCTTTACCTTGCCCGTCAAGCGGATGTGTTAATTATTGATGCTACCTATACTGACCAGGAATACTATGATCCTGGGCGCAGTCGTAGGGGTTGGGGCCATTCCACCTGGCAAGAGGCGGTTAAGATTGCCCGTAAAGCCCAGGTAAAACAACTGATTTTATTTCACCATGATCCATCTCATCATGATGATTTTCTGGATGCGATCGCCGAAGAAGCAATGGTAGCCTTTCCTGCCACCTTAGTAGCGAGAGAAGGAATGAGCCTAGAATTATTACCTGAATAA
- a CDS encoding SRPBCC family protein codes for MANWLEHSVQIEVDAPIDLVWSLWSDLEQMPRWMKWIESVKILEDNADLSRWQLATGGFEFSWLSRIVKLVPNQLIQWESVDGLPNRGTVRFYDRHDKSIVRLTIAYAIPGWLGKLMDNLFLGKVVESTIQADLERFREYIAQVQNR; via the coding sequence ATGGCCAACTGGTTAGAACATAGCGTACAAATTGAAGTCGATGCCCCAATTGATCTCGTCTGGAGTCTTTGGTCTGATCTAGAGCAAATGCCTCGCTGGATGAAATGGATTGAATCAGTCAAAATATTGGAAGATAACGCCGACTTATCCCGTTGGCAATTGGCAACAGGGGGTTTTGAGTTTAGCTGGCTTTCTCGTATTGTTAAGCTGGTTCCCAATCAACTCATTCAATGGGAATCGGTGGATGGCTTGCCCAATCGGGGAACCGTGCGTTTCTATGATCGTCATGACAAAAGTATTGTACGTCTAACGATCGCCTATGCCATTCCTGGTTGGCTAGGAAAATTGATGGACAATCTCTTTTTAGGCAAAGTTGTAGAATCGACCATTCAAGCCGATCTAGAACGCTTTCGAGAGTATATTGCTCAAGTCCAAAACCGCTAA
- a CDS encoding TM2 domain-containing protein — protein sequence MAYPAGKNLSVAYLLWALGFFGLSGIHRFYLGKPITGVLWLCTSGLCFVGQFVDLFLIPKMVNENEQRSPSFLPPSSQIGPLVLGQQILQKLDRLDNKLQETLWGSKKVVNQSPLHQLIDYAAQKGNSLSLAQAMMATGLTADETEKVLQDGMRKGIVQVGNDTESGAVRYYFDI from the coding sequence ATGGCGTATCCTGCTGGTAAAAATCTCTCGGTTGCTTATTTACTCTGGGCATTAGGTTTCTTTGGCTTATCGGGAATTCATCGTTTCTATCTGGGTAAACCGATCACTGGTGTTCTTTGGCTTTGTACTAGTGGACTTTGTTTTGTCGGGCAGTTCGTGGATCTTTTTTTAATTCCTAAAATGGTCAATGAAAATGAGCAACGCTCTCCTAGCTTTTTGCCACCCTCTAGTCAGATTGGCCCGCTTGTTTTAGGCCAGCAAATTCTCCAGAAATTGGATCGTTTAGATAACAAATTGCAGGAAACTCTTTGGGGATCAAAAAAAGTTGTTAACCAAAGCCCTCTACACCAACTGATTGACTATGCTGCTCAAAAAGGGAATAGTCTTTCCCTCGCTCAGGCCATGATGGCCACAGGTCTTACGGCCGATGAAACAGAAAAAGTTTTACAGGATGGCATGAGAAAAGGTATTGTCCAGGTGGGCAATGATACTGAATCGGGGGCAGTACGCTATTATTTTGATATTTGA